Proteins from one Cicer arietinum cultivar CDC Frontier isolate Library 1 chromosome 3, Cicar.CDCFrontier_v2.0, whole genome shotgun sequence genomic window:
- the LOC140919773 gene encoding uncharacterized protein: MTSHKEWLVDIDTSRRSKIMFADDKTLEAEDARNMVIRRRNVKIMVIDNVLYVIGMKNNLLSIGQLIQKGFQMIMKNDALEIYDGQKKMILKVPLSKNRTFVINIQAACIQCLKAVSSIDESWLWHLMFGHLNFRSLQQLGPKKMVNGIPMIDVP, translated from the coding sequence ATGACCAGTCACAAAGAGTGGCTGGTAGATATTGATACATCAAGAAGAAGCAAGATTATGTTTGCTGATGACAAAACATTGGAGGCTGAAGATGCTAGAAACATGGTGATTAGAAGAAGGAATGTCAAGATTATGGTGATTGATAATGTGTTGTATGTGATAGGAATGAAAAACAATCTATTGAGTATAGGTCAGCTGATCCAAAAGGGTTTCCAAATGATAATGAAGAATGATGCACTAGAAATATATGATGGACAAAAGAAGATGATACTGAAGGTCCCTCTCTCAAAGAACAGAACATTTGTCATAAACATACAGGCTGCATGCATCCAATGCCTGAAGGCAGTAAGTTCAATTGATGAGAGTTGGCTTTGGCACTTAATGTTTGGACATTTGAATTTTAGAAGCTTGCAACAACTAGGACCAAAGAAGATGGTAAATGGCATTCCTATGATTGATGTTCCTTAG